In Esox lucius isolate fEsoLuc1 chromosome 3, fEsoLuc1.pri, whole genome shotgun sequence, the sequence CCTAATGAGAGGGAAATCACTTTCAACTGGCCACTCTTTTGGGATTGGAGTGCCTGGCAAAACATTCCTAAAACTATCACTCTGGGAAACTCTGGATTTGGCCGGGCTGATGCAGCGGGAGAACTTTGATGATGATGCCCGGCGTGTTCCTGAGCTAACATTACTATCCCGACTCTGACTCTTCAACTGATTGACCTCTGTATTGGCAAACTGCTTCTCGGTGTCTGGATAAACTTGTGAGGAACTACTGGCTCTATCTGGTACTTCAGACGGTGGAGGATGCCAGGAGATCATATCCTGTAGTAGACGTCTTACTGACTCCTTAGTAAAGGAGTTCACCAGCTCAATCTCCCAGGATTGTTCACAAGTCTCAAATCTGGTCTTCAGTTTCAAAAGTGTCGAGTCTGATGCAGCCTTTCCAGCAGGTGAAAAAAGATCTTCGGGTCTGTTGTGACTCTCTATGAGCTCATGAACTTTGTTGGTGAGCTCCCGTGAAAAGGTGTGAAGATTGGAACAGAGTGTTGCAATGTCCTTTTgatctttttctcctcttttaTTGACCTCCATAACAGTGTCTACTACAGCAGCGATGGTTTGCTTTGATTTGTTTGGTGACACTTTGGAATTAGTTGAGGTCCTACCCATATCAATGGCCGAACTCCTAATGAGAGGGAAATCACTTTCAACTGGCCACTCTTTTGGGATTGGAGTGCCTGGCAAAACATTCCTAAAACTATCACTCTGGGAAGCTCTGGATTTGGCCGAGCTGATGAAGCGGGAGAACTTTGTTGATGATGCCTGGTGTGTTCCCGAGCTAACATTACTGTCCCGATTCTGACTCTTCAACCGATTGACCTCTGTATTAGCAAACTGCTTCTCGGTGTCTGGATAAACCTGTGAGGAACTACCAGATCTATCTGGTACTTCAGACGGTGGAGGACGCCAGGAGATCAGATCCTGTAGTAGACGTCTTACTGACTCCTTAGTAAAGAAGTTCACCAGCTCAATCTCCCAAGATTGTTCACAAGTTTCAAATCTGGTCTTCAGTTTCAAAAGTGTCGAGTCTGATGCAGCCTTTCCAGCAGGTGAAAAAAGATCTTCGGGTCTGTTGCGACTCTCTATGAGCTCATGAACTTTGTCGGTGAGCTCCCGTGAAAAGTTATGAAGACTGGAACGGAGTGTTGCAATGTCCTTTTgatctttttcttctcttttatTGTCCTCCATAACAGTATCTACTACAGCAGCGATGGTTTGCTTTGACTTGTTTAGTGACACTTTGGAATTAGTTGAGGACCTACCCATATCAATGGCCGAACTCCTAATGAGAGGGAAATCACTTTCAACTGGCCACTCTTTTGGGATTGGAGTGCCTGGCAAAACATTCCTAAAACTATCACTCTGGGAAGCTCTGGATTTGGCAGAGCTGATGGAGCGGGAGGCCTTTGTAGATGATGCCTGGCATGTTCCTGAGCCAACATTACTGTCCCGACTCTGCATTGTCTCACTGTTCCTCACGTTGGTGGAATTAATCCCTCCAACAGATAAGTCGTCCTTCATCACCTTAGAAATAGACCAAGCTAGAACCTGGTTGACAATGTTTACAGAGGTGTCAAAGAGGACTTGGTCTTGTATAGACATTTTGGGCAACTCTCTAAAGGAACTCCTAACACCACAGAGGAGACTGCCCTCAGTGATTCCAGAAAGCGGCTCAGGTGATTTAAGTCCACTGTCTCCTTGAGTCCTTGGTAACACAGTCTGAGACCTGCATGGTTAAAAAGCAGAAAATATAACAAATCAGTTTTTGCAATAGACACTTTAGTCACATGAATACATCATTCAGTAATCAATTAGTAAAATGTGTCATTAGAATGTTATCCagatatcaaaatatatatgttttcccCACACTGGCTTCCAAATAGTCAGGTGAAACATTCTCATCAGGTtacataattaataattaacttACCCATTGGAAGAACTTAATGATCGGTTTCGATCTCTCTCACCGATCGGCTCCACTGCATTTCTCTTTATCCTTATGGTCTTGAAAGACAAAACAGtcaattacatattgtttaaagACACTAAACTACAGCCCTTTTAGGACAGCAGTAAGACTCATTATTTAATAATGGGGAAAAACATATATAGTATGGAGAATTTACTGTTCTCAGAAAAACTTAAAGCCTGAAAAGACATCACAAAATATCCACATCACTCCCAATCTATTTTCTCACCTTGACTCTCTTTTTCTTATTAGACGCCTGCTCAGTCTGAGGCAGGAGATCCTTCTTCCCTTTACTTCCAGCATCCGGTCTCATGTTCTTGGGCCAAACAACACCAACGAGGCTGAGTAGTGTCAGCAACCAGCCAGCAGGATGTACGGGGCAATGCTGTAttacagacaaagacagatgaTTCAGAAGGAAGCCTTCTCATAGCCCTTAGAGAAGAGCCAGGCCATATGATTAATTTAATATCACATGAAGGTGTATTGTAAGGACAAACAACCCTCCATCTTCTCTCACCTTAACACTTCTCTTCATTGCCTCCTGCTCCTTAGGAAAGTCATGATTTTGTTGACCACCCTTTGGTTTGCTTCTTCGCATGGTAAAGGTCTTCAAATAGCAGACCTTAAACCATCGAGTATCATTTCGATCTTTCTTTGGCAAATTTAACTTTTCATTTGCCATGGTAAACAGCGCATTTCAATGGCTATCCTGTGTCTATCGTGCATGTGTTATTGAAAAGTAATGGCCAAATATCCGAGCTGATTctatttatactgtatattgtgctAACGTCAGCAAACGATGACGTAACAATGGCCATCAACGTGTTGACCGCGCCCCCTAGTTACAAACCCCACCCACTGTTTGAGGGACACGCACATTTCGTAACTCATCGTAACCCATTTGCGCGCTTTGAAAAACGGAGGAAAAGGGATCTATATACTTGAACTCCCGcaactatttattattttgattcATGCCCTATATTTATCAAAATATGTGTATAACTATTTGCCTAGTCTTCCTGCTGCGGAGATATGTAGCCATTTCAAATGAATGCCATGAAAGTGCATTCATATTGTAACAACCTTTCTCTTCAGTGGAATGTACATATGGGTTCAGGAATACAGTGAGTAAATTTCCCTTCCGCTCTCAGTTTTAATTCGCAGATATGTAGATATTAAAGGAACTGTTTGCAATTAATTGCTTAAAATAAGTGATCTAGTGTCGCTGTACCGGGCTGTACAGATTAGCAGAGACAATATAGctgaagttgatttatttctaGGTGCATATCAGATGTTAACGGTATCTAGCTACGCGTCTTAATATGTAAGACGCATAGGCCGAGCTATCATAGTTAagttattgaaaatgtttacccCCAGAGTGTCCCTGACTCAACAGAAAAGAAGTATGAATCGTTAGGATGGCACTGTTTTTTCATTGCAGCCTAAAGCCTGATTTATGCTTCTACGTGTCTGCGTTGTTAATGTCATGTAAGGGTGTACGGAGAAATATCAGCGTCTTGTGAACTACATTAAAGCGCCCATATTATGActgcttttcaacaagttaaaataggtctataagttccataaaacatgtttcttaAGTTGTTTGCTGGAAATAGCTTGTAGGAAAAGATTCTTACCTCCCTCTATTaccctctgtttcagtccctttCAAAGTTTTCCGTTTTCTGCTGCTCATAGCAAATTCATTAGCTGCTGCTCCGTTCCCACGCCCACTCTAACTGTTACCATGGTAGCGGGGAGAACGTAGTAGTTTGACAAAACACTTCTTGGTTAGTTCGTGtagaattgcaaaataaagacTGCTAATTGTATAGAACTACTTACATGTCCCTCGTCTGCAGGTATGCCACGCAAAGTTCGAATTGCGCACTCTTTTAGCAAAAGTTTCTTGGCTAATCCTGCCGTGTACTGACCGAAGTTGGAGAAACAGCCCGTCTCAAAGTGGTTAGCACAAACAGACACTTTTTCGACAACTGTAGCAGGGACATTGCcttcaaaaatgaattcaagccataccgctcttctgtcctctgcaGCTTTTCTAAAGTTTCTAAAAAGTTTTCTAACAGCTCACccagagactgaagacagaggacattcagaaacccatatctcactcaaaacagcatggatgttttttttcaaagtttgtgtgcgtgtggaagcaccagagacacaaaagaacaccccaaaacccagaaaaagtgattttttcataatatgggcactttaaagaaacacttccgggtcacgaaaatctggaactttccaaaataaaagagaccaaggaattacttaaaaactaaGATAatttgagtttattaattgtttgagaacatgtacctctcaaaacattgacaacaattcaaatataatCATATTTGACAGtcatttcgataaaaagtgggcattaaaacacgttccaagggtaaaattcagacaatgccaatgacagaatatggaatacatatagCCTCATAGCTCAGAAACGATTGAATATTCctcagagaaagcagtgtaggaaatgtccaggagaatgtgtagagtaagacaaacctgtctaatcatggggaatggtgtgctacatctagcaacacaatatttccacgccctctttttccacaatgcaactcaatggatatgaaatacacattaactcaaacagaaaaaacgattctatatgccgcagtgaatgtattgtaggaaatgtcaaggagactctatagaatgattatatgcaaaaacattaaggggcactgtgtatttgcaattgttcctggtgttttactctgccacaatgtaactcaatggatatgaaatatatattgccctgtaaaaaaaatatatctatacgtcgcagtgaatgtattgtaaaaaATGTTCAGAAGagtctatagaatgattatatggaGAAAACatatcaaggggcactgtgtatttgcaattgttgctggtgttttactccatcCATACAATTGGCCACTATGTAACTCattggatatgaaatatatattgcccttTAAAAAATACCCGAAGTGTATACTAAGAACTTTCAGCTGGGGAATTagaaacagcaacattttggttacCAGCCCaagacaaaatgaaaggcaACTGCTGCAGTTACCCTACATGACTGGATGATACGAGCAGAGATCTTGTTTCACAGGTAGATGCATCCATAGTTTCCACCACTCCAGAGATATGAACTCCTTTTAGACCCAGTTCCTGTGGTAGTCTGCGGTATTAATTAGTTATTGACTAATTAATACACATGAATAGAAGATTATTTTAATTTCCCAAGTAGATTGTTATTGAACATGTTATTTTACctggtaagttgactgagaacattcTCATTTATAACAATAACCTGGGGGAATAGTCAAAATGGGAGGGGAGGGTTTGAATGAGCCAATTGGAGactggggatgattaggtacCAATGTTGTTATGAGGcccatattttatattttgccaTGACATGGTTCAAAACCCATACTCATACTATCAGTGCCATGGGATCTGTAGTGACCAGGCAGGATCCCTGTATAACACCCCATCCAAAATACAGACACTTAAACCAAAGTCTGGTCTCCCAAATAGGGCCCTACACTGCTTAGCTCAAAAGGCAAGCGAGGAATGGGATACAAAGAACTTATATTGACAGACCTTCAGTATGGCATGTTTATCATTCTCACAAGTATTCATGTAATCACTACCTGCACTGCTGGACATTATTGCCTGTCACACCTCCTACGGTGCCTGTAGACCAGCTAAGATGATCAACACTTAGTGGGTACCGGTTCTTCACGCTTTTTATCCTGGTCCATCTATCTCCTAGTGATGTACATAGAAAACAGATAATCTGTAAAGTTGTCAGTATTCAAGCAATTGGCTAGCAGCATCTCCAACGATGACATGGGGATGGTGACTCCTATCCCAGGAAGGTTTGCAGGTGGTGGGACATCAATTTTCCCCTGAAGCAGGATTGCGTGAAGTGggtggcttgatgtgtaatAAAGGGTTTCAAGCGGTGCAGAAGATCGTTGAAAcatgctaaaatattttaaatacaccTCTTCGTCCATCTTACGCATCTGTTGAACAAGTACACTGGATACTAGCTAGATAGCTATTATACTGTTTACAAACTAAACAGATTCTTGTTGTGTGAAATTTTCCTGATCTACAAGCAAACTAATCAGGTGCCAAgcgtcttctctctttccttcctcctctttatttaattttactaGTTCTCTCAAACACGCCACCCAGAAACCGTCTTCCCCGATCTAGCTAGTTGGCTAtgtattatattgtttaccaactaCAGGGTTACTTCTTCTGTGAAGCTTTCCTGCTCTACAAGCCAACAAACATTTTTGTGCGACATTGCCGCCTAGTGCTAAGAAGTGTAATGGCTGGCTACACAACAAGGCCCCACAAGTATAAATGCTGAGAATGTCTCGGTACACACGCACATGATATTAACAACGCAGACCCGAGAAGCATAAATCAGACTTAGGACTTCCATGCAGCGAGTGTGTAGTGATGGGCAAGTAGAAAGTAGTGATTTCTCAACATGCAATAGTCCAAAACTTGCATTGGTAAATTATACCTTGTGTGACTTTTTTGGCATGGttggacttttcagctggaaaggcATTTCAGACAGAGAATAATGTAACCAAAGTTAATTTTTAAAGAGACTAATACTACAGTGCTGTTGGTAACATTTCATTCAGGCATGTTAGTCCAGCTTTAAGTTTTCCAATCTGTTCCTATAAACCACATTTAATTATTACTTCTCtatcttacctgttggtttgtggccaCTCTCTCCCTCGTTCAGGCTACCATGCTATTGTTATGACGGCCTCTCTCCTGAATGAAGTAAACTCATACCGTACAATCCTAAATTCAGTTGCTGTCCTGCTATCAGAGATCCTATTCAATGACTCTGATTGATGTACATGATGACAGATCAACAGTCTATCTTGGCGTGGCTCTTATCAATGATTAACCTGTGGGTTTCtagcctctttctctctctccttgcctgtttgttcatgtccATCACTTTCCTGCCATGATCATACATAGCATAAACCAAATTCTTAAAATACACTTTAGCTATATCTAGAGGATTCAAAACATCAgaactgaagaaaataaattgccAGCGGTGGTGTGGAGATTGTTACCACGAACCTTAGCTACTTACATTGCATTCTTGACTGGTGGTGGCTCATTCcattacttagctagctaagtgaagACTAAGACAGAGATTGTGCATTTTAGCAGtcactttttcacacagccATAGGAACTACTAATCATTCAGTACACTTCTTTGAAAAGAATCGGATCATATGAATCACTGATTCATTTAATGAATCTTTTTGTCCAAGATCTTAATTCCATGTCTATATCATGGTGGGACCTTGTTGTTTACTATAATAGCACACTGTTTAGTTACTCACAAAAATAGTCATGTTAACGAATTcaccttgtttatttttttcaacaattgCCTAATTATTCAGTCTACAGAATATAATATCACAAGCAAATCTAGTAGAAAGCCATGAACAACAGCAATAAAAGTTATCTAATTCACCATGTTTGGTTTCTGCAGTAAAAGAGCATGCACATCTTAGACTGCAAGGAAAAAACAGTGCTATCCTAACGATTCGTACTTGTTTTCTGTAAAGTCGGGGGCACTCTGGTGGTAAAAATGTTCAATAACTTAAATATGATAGCTCTGCCTATGCATCTTACATGTTAAAACTGAAGAGGAGGTAGAAGTCTTCACGTACACATCCCAAATCCAATAACGCGAGATCCGATCCGTTATCCGACGTGGTCGAATACAACATGATGTAGTTGACTGTCGGATCCCGAGACGGATCAAGCTTGGTTGCCATGATTCTCGGATCGGTGTGATAAAATACAGACTGTATCCGCAATGATATCACATGAAAATAACGAACATCACTCAAAAGGGCTATGTTTTGCAGTTGGTTAAGTATGCAACTTGACgggaaaagtcagttattgtcacctatactgatagttattgcatcagCGTCATTCACGTATGAAAGAGCAAGAAACCAGGCGAggctagttcagccggcccgcaacaggtgttgccatctcgagattcgaacccaggtcacccatgtgaaaggctgtgtcattaatcATTATACCACAGAGCTGCACTTTTGCCAGgtgcctcttgtctctatcctgaacaaatcctcttttgtcactgtctgttttaacagttaattggccattcgagAATTAAATTGatatagttaaactgactaacgtttcttactaagtttacctccaccacaaatagcggctatgtattgcgtttgccactggccgttttaacagcgtattagccagtaataagctttaccggtatctactaacttattggaatagtcataagaattgagcaattgctagcaagtctgccaaagcaatttcatttcatggcataggaacctatttttttctttcatggcaaaacaacatacgtttttctttcattcgtgaattacatttatacaataactatcaataaaggcgacgataactaactttttcatcaagttaaAAGACGAGaaaattgtggaatctaccagaaataatgaataaatgtcattgctctcaatatgAGAGAGactgtcgttaaccactacgccacggcattacaagtTTGAGCAGCCGCTAGACTCCTTTGTGGATTGTGtaaaataggcttactagtacctactaacttcctagtaataatcataggaattgagcaatttctagcgagactgaagatgaactattccatacCTTTATTTCTCCTAGCACTTTACATGACATATCTAATAATATACAAGAGCCCCATATGTagcaaaaaagtatatacatttacaaacaaaccagaacatttatgtaataaataaaaataaaaagatttatCACCCACCTCACACTCCCAGGTTGGTCAACAGCACAGAAATTAAAATCAGAACTGTGTGGGACTTCATAACCATCTGGTAAAGTAGCAAATCTCATCTAGTTAACTCCGATGAAACTGTAgaccttttcttttcaaatggtgAAGAATTGTGAAATCATGAAgataagaaaaaaattacaatgaattgaaaaaaactattaatatTATCCAACCGACAAAGTACAATCACACAAGCAAAAACGGACTTTACACTTACTTGTAGTCAGAAATGAGTCTGAGTGGTCTTCAATTCTATCTTCACCTTCCTCTGCCGTTGGACCCGTTGCTGCACCTGGACAATGAAAACCAGTTTAAAAACAGTATAAAACAGAGTGTCAACCATTTAATTCAATTCGttcttaatttatttatatcacTTTTACAATTTTGTCTAATATCTTGTTGAATCATTACTTGTAGTTGGCTTGCTAGACAGTATTGTAATACtgccacatttatttttgtgcaattCTACCCACTCTGAAAATAATTCTTATCTAGCATTCGAAGAAGGTAGACATGAAAAAGGACCATGCATCAAAACCTTCATACATCACAAACTTaaggaaaatataaattttACTGAATTATAGGTACCAAAATTAGGAATGTATGTTAAATATCCAAAGGAACTCCATTTGAGACAATAAcatctttattatttttcaggGAGTGTCTACGATCAAAATACTGGCAAAACAGAGAATGGAACCTCCGGCAAGGAAAAAACTAGGAAGCAATAATTCTTTTCAAGGGCATTTTCAGATACAAGAAATGGCCTGTCCAGTCTCTTTACCTCCAGCTTCAACAGTGGGTCTGATTAATctgtattcaaaatgtttgcaataAAAATCATTGCAGTAATTCttcatgttgtttttcattataCAGTTTTAGGAATTATAATAGTACTATGGTTAATTATATTACCTGAAGTTTCAGAGTCAGAAACCACTGTAGCATTATAAGAATAGTGTTCAATTAGCTTCACAAACTATTCCTGGCAAGAGTTGTTTCTAAATGACACGGAAGAAAAAAGTAACTgcagtacctatgatgaaagaGAGGGGGCACACTCTCAAATAATTGAATGGTATAAGAGTGAGAGGTTTCCAGAAACAGAGCTCATGCCTCAGCTTTCAGACTTAAAAGAACacatgtattttctgtatgtCCGTGAGTACTCTGTCAAAAGGAAACTCCTTTAGACAGTTACAGTACCTTCCTCTCTCCATTGATAGAAATGGTTAGTTCAATCAATcgcatttattttgtaaagccctttttacatcagcagttgtcacaaagtgattttacaagTCAGGTGGTGACCCATCATCTTCATGGCCCTCCTCATAGTCGACCCAATCAGGCAATGTGTACAAATCATGGTCTGCCTCGAACATTAATGAAGTCCCCTCGTCCTGCTGGGCCATCATTCCCGCTTCACCTGGCAATACATTACTTAACCATCATATAGAATGGTGCAGAAACCAAACATGAGGCATTCGGCCACCAACCCTGGGACCAAAATGTGCACATTGACATTGGTGGTATTATCGCTATTTGGGATCTGTGTATAATGTGCTTGTTCAGCGAGCTTTAGAGTGGCACACCACCCACTTTATAGGCCAGAATATAATGTTTTAGCAGAGTGAGCTGAGGGCTCCTAGCAGTGTCTGAGAGAAAGATAAAACCTTTAACGGTTTAGTTTTCCATGGTGTACATTATAATATCGAGGGTGGTCAGCTAAAAATGTCACCCCATACCAGAGCGAAATAGCTATGCCCCATTTTGCTCCCAGTGAAATATGCCAATGATATGCCGCGAGGGTGTTGAATATCCCTGCATCTCTTTGCCGTTGTTTTAAGCTGGCAATAACTGATTCGGGCCTTAGGTAGGGCCTTGTGCCATTAATACCGCTGAATTATTTTGCTGATAGTAATACAACCACGAAAGGGGTGTGCCATTGACACAGGGATGACATAGGTTCTGGGGATGTCAAGAATCAATGTCAAAAATCGATTCCCAGGGACTCCATAAGGGAATCATTATAAAACGGGCATTCTTCTCTGTACTAGTGCGTACAGAATGGGTCAGTTGTTGAGACCAGAGATTACTGGCTGCCCAACGATCCCCGATCTTTGGGTCCAATGAATCAAATCCAAATGCTTTCCACTTTTCACTAgaccctctgtctgtgtgtcgtgCGAGTTGATGCTCAATAGAAGGTAGGTAGCTAACTAGTTGAAGTTCCTGGACTTCTAACCTAACTAACGTGTTTAGTTTTGTAGATAACTACAGTACCTAACTAATTAGCTACGTAACTAGGCCGACAGCAAGGGAGTTGCCAAACTTACAGACTACATAGACATGTATGGGGAGTATAATTGACATCAGTTAGCTATATATAAGTTAGCTATATATACTTTCAATCAATTTCAATAAATGCAAAATACCTAGATATGTTGCTGCAGTGAAAATGTGACATGTGCCTAAATTTCGTGAATGTTAACATGCTAACTAGTTATCAGTTACACTATGTTACTCGCTACAATACACTACGTATGTTCAGAGTCCATGTTGCACTTAACTCTCTCAGCACAGTGAAGACAATAttcaagtaaaacaaaatggagaGCTGTCGATAATTAAATCCCAAACATAATCATGTACAGAACGGT encodes:
- the LOC105028796 gene encoding uncharacterized protein LOC105028796 produces the protein MANEKLNLPKKDRNDTRWFKVCYLKTFTMRRSKPKGGQQNHDFPKEQEAMKRSVKHCPVHPAGWLLTLLSLVGVVWPKNMRPDAGSKGKKDLLPQTEQASNKKKRVKTIRIKRNAVEPIGERDRNRSLSSSNGSQTVLPRTQGDSGLKSPEPLSGITEGSLLCGVRSSFRELPKMSIQDQVLFDTSVNIVNQVLAWSISKVMKDDLSVGGINSTNVRNSETMQSRDSNVGSGTCQASSTKASRSISSAKSRASQSDSFRNVLPGTPIPKEWPVESDFPLIRSSAIDMGRSSTNSKVSLNKSKQTIAAVVDTVMEDNKREEKDQKDIATLRSSLHNFSRELTDKVHELIESRNRPEDLFSPAGKAASDSTLLKLKTRFETCEQSWEIELVNFFTKESVRRLLQDLISWRPPPSEVPDRSGSSSQVYPDTEKQFANTEVNRLKSQNRDSNVSSGTHQASSTKFSRFISSAKSRASQSDSFRNVLPGTPIPKEWPVESDFPLIRSSAIDMGRTSTNSKVSPNKSKQTIAAVVDTVMEVNKRGEKDQKDIATLCSNLHTFSRELTNKVHELIESHNRPEDLFSPAGKAASDSTLLKLKTRFETCEQSWEIELVNSFTKESVRRLLQDMISWHPPPSEVPDRASSSSQVYPDTEKQFANTEVNQLKSQSRDSNVSSGTRRASSSKFSRCISPAKSRVSQSDSFRNVLPGTPIPKEWPVESDFPLIRSSAIDMGRSSTNSKVSLNKSKQTIAPIVDTVMEVNKREAKDQKDIAILRSSLHNFSRELTDKVHELIESHNRPEDLFAPAGKAASDSTLLKLKTRFETCEQSWEIELVNSFTKESVRRLLQDLISWCPPPSEIPDRSSSSSQVYPDTEKQFANTVVNQLKSQNRDSNVSSGTRRASSTKFSRSISSAKSRASQSDSFRNVLPGTPIPNEWPFESDFPLIRSSAIDMGKSSTKVSPSKSKQSIAPVVDTVMEVNKRGEKDQKDIATLHSSLHNFSRELTDKVYELIDSHNSPEDLFAPAGKAASDSTLLKLKTRFETCEQSWEIELVNSFTKESVRRLLQDLNSWHPPPSEVPDRSGSSSQVYRDTKKLFANTEVNQLKSQMPQGSYPEPMLDLNSVKDTSSTHLAFDYTSNDYATLVFSLVFGLLSKISAGMSMETSVIVDITKVLIKRILSDFCSISGIQQSQACPQKLKIEMIFKSIYKQLHQEFGSRKILQVAMKSQNTAFHNALVKSVTRELLNICNETSSSSFSITTLSSDSDKARPAGLPKAGEKEKGGIAHRFRLLLKHSKKVNMKKDHASKPSQNQTPAVHRLGSVYDQDTGKTENGTSGKKKARKQSFFSRAFSDTRNALSSLFTVGLI